A single genomic interval of Flavihumibacter rivuli harbors:
- the purE gene encoding 5-(carboxyamino)imidazole ribonucleotide mutase, translated as MSTATGNTATSGQALVGIIMGSDSDLPIMQAAADMLKEFGIAYELTVVSAHRTPLRMVEYATKARQRGLKVIIAGAGGAAHLPGMVASLTPLPVIGVPVKSSNSIDGWDSVLSILQMPNGIPVATVALNAAKNAGILAASIIGAFDSSIGDAVANYKQKLEQEVLAKVDKLKIGGQPNQFD; from the coding sequence ATGAGTACAGCAACAGGCAATACTGCAACTTCCGGACAGGCATTGGTAGGGATCATTATGGGGTCAGATTCAGACCTTCCCATTATGCAGGCTGCAGCAGATATGCTGAAGGAATTCGGGATCGCCTATGAACTCACAGTAGTTTCTGCACACCGCACGCCCCTAAGGATGGTGGAATATGCTACAAAGGCCAGGCAAAGGGGACTGAAGGTGATCATTGCCGGAGCCGGAGGGGCTGCCCACTTGCCGGGCATGGTGGCGTCCCTGACCCCATTACCGGTGATCGGCGTTCCGGTCAAGTCCTCCAATTCCATAGACGGCTGGGATTCTGTGCTTTCCATCTTGCAAATGCCTAATGGAATCCCGGTTGCCACCGTTGCCCTGAATGCTGCAAAAAATGCTGGCATCCTGGCTGCTTCCATAATCGGGGCATTCGATAGCAGCATTGGTGATGCAGTGGCCAATTACAAACAAAAACTGGAACAGGAAGTCCTGGCAAAAGTGGACAAACTGAAAATAGGAGGCCAGCCTAACCAATTCGATTAA
- the bshC gene encoding bacillithiol biosynthesis cysteine-adding enzyme BshC: MAQETAAANTSTMTGDAKDLETHCSCLTYGQTNCFNTIVTDYVEASPGLQAFYEHPVNLEGVASAIHSREQFLTDRATLVRVLEEQYTQVVADPKVAANIRALLLPNTFTVVTAHQPNIFTGYLYFIYKVLHAIKLAAHFNSIFPDKQFVPLYYMGSEDADLDELGKVFLSGDKLVWETNQTGAVGRMATKGLEKLIHRIEGELSVQPFGKELVTLLKESYLESPDIQTATFKLLHKLFARFGLVVLIADHPALKAQMKQVFREDLFNHTPSNVVAGTIDKLAAGYKVQANPREINLFYLEDNIRNRIEKTETGFVVVDTPIRFSEEEMINELEQHPERFSPNVILRGLFQETILPNIAFVGGGGELAYWLELKDLFLHYGVPYPLQVLRNSFLVVEQKWVEKITKLGFDLKDFFRNEQSLLDEMVKRDSAAQVHLTNEIRDTRAFYDHLRKVAGTIDATLNAHVGAMESKMVKQLEGLEKKLLRAEKRKFTDQSRQILTIRQALFPNGNLQERVENFMPYYAKYGNAFIDAVYQHSFSLEQEFQVMVIG; the protein is encoded by the coding sequence ATGGCACAGGAAACAGCCGCAGCAAATACTAGTACTATGACCGGGGATGCGAAGGACCTTGAAACCCATTGTAGTTGCCTGACCTACGGGCAAACGAATTGTTTCAATACGATTGTGACCGATTATGTTGAAGCGTCTCCTGGCTTACAGGCATTCTATGAACACCCAGTTAACCTGGAAGGTGTTGCGTCGGCTATACATTCCCGTGAGCAGTTCCTGACAGATCGCGCTACCCTGGTAAGGGTATTGGAGGAACAATATACCCAGGTAGTAGCGGATCCTAAAGTTGCTGCCAATATCCGGGCCTTGCTCCTGCCCAATACATTCACTGTTGTAACCGCACATCAGCCTAATATCTTTACAGGGTATCTCTATTTCATTTATAAGGTCCTGCATGCGATTAAGCTGGCTGCTCATTTCAATTCAATATTCCCGGACAAGCAATTTGTCCCTTTGTACTATATGGGAAGCGAGGATGCCGATCTGGATGAACTGGGTAAGGTGTTCCTGAGTGGCGACAAACTGGTTTGGGAAACCAACCAGACCGGTGCTGTTGGCAGGATGGCAACCAAAGGACTGGAGAAACTCATCCACAGGATCGAAGGGGAATTGAGCGTGCAGCCATTTGGCAAGGAGCTGGTTACCCTACTGAAAGAGTCCTACCTGGAAAGTCCTGATATCCAGACGGCAACTTTTAAGCTATTACATAAGCTTTTCGCAAGGTTCGGGCTGGTTGTTTTGATAGCAGACCATCCGGCTTTAAAAGCACAGATGAAGCAGGTGTTCAGGGAAGACTTATTCAACCATACACCATCCAATGTAGTGGCTGGCACCATTGATAAATTAGCAGCCGGCTATAAGGTTCAGGCCAATCCAAGGGAGATCAACCTTTTCTATCTGGAGGATAATATCCGTAACCGGATCGAAAAGACAGAAACAGGTTTTGTAGTGGTAGATACCCCGATCCGGTTCAGTGAGGAAGAAATGATCAATGAATTGGAACAACATCCTGAACGTTTCAGTCCAAACGTGATCCTGAGGGGGCTATTCCAGGAAACCATCCTTCCCAATATTGCCTTTGTTGGCGGTGGGGGAGAACTGGCTTATTGGCTGGAGTTGAAAGACCTTTTTCTGCATTATGGGGTGCCTTACCCCTTGCAGGTCCTGCGAAATTCCTTCCTGGTGGTGGAACAGAAGTGGGTGGAGAAGATAACTAAGCTGGGCTTTGACCTGAAGGACTTCTTCCGTAATGAACAATCCCTGCTGGATGAAATGGTCAAGAGGGACAGTGCGGCGCAGGTCCACCTAACCAATGAAATAAGGGATACCAGGGCCTTCTATGATCATCTCCGTAAGGTCGCCGGAACCATTGATGCCACGCTTAATGCACATGTTGGTGCCATGGAATCGAAAATGGTTAAGCAGTTGGAAGGGTTGGAAAAGAAATTGCTCCGGGCAGAGAAAAGGAAGTTCACTGACCAATCTAGGCAGATCCTGACCATCAGGCAGGCGCTTTTCCCCAATGGCAACCTCCAGGAAAGGGTGGAGAATTTCATGCCCTATTATGCAAAATATGGCAATGCTTTCATCGATGCGGTTTACCAGCATTCCTTCTCACTGGAGCAGGAGTTCCAGGTGATGGTTATTGGGTAA
- a CDS encoding efflux RND transporter permease subunit, translating to MNISELSLRRPVLAIVMNIIIIVFGVIGYKFLGVRDYPAIDPPIVNVRTSYPGANADIIESQITEVLEKSINGIAGVKNISSLSSQGNSSITVEFDLNIDLEAAANDVRDKVSQAVRSLPSDLDAPPVVSKADASSDFILSMTVQSNTRNQLEMTEYATNNLLERLQTIPGVSSIQIWGEKKYAMRIWFDPAKLSAYGLTPADVQAALRAQNVELPSGKISGNATELSVRTFGLLNTEEDFNNIIVKTVNGADIRLKDVGEAVLGPENEESILKESGIPMIALAIIPQPGSNYVAISDEFYKRYEQIKKEVPDDISLDIALDQTKFIKRSITEVEETLIISFILVVLIIYLFFRDWIIAIRPLIDIPVSLIGAFFIMYLFGFTINVLTLLAIVLATGLVVDDGIVVTENIFKKMEQGMGKWQAAKEGSKEIYFAVIATSITLAVVFLPIVFLQGFVGRLFREFGIVVAGAVLISAFVSLTLTPVLNVKLTRKVHKHSWFYNKTEPFFRALENGYRSSLTAFMRVRWIALVLIAVCFAVIFFIGRQLQSELAPLEDRSQFRLSITAPEGTSFDYMDAYIDRLGKMVMDSTPEKKVMITVTAPGFTGSGSVNTGFLRMLLVDPEERQRSQQEIVDMVNRNLPKFNEGRAFAIQEQTISVNRRGGLPVQFVIQNVNFDKLREVLPKFLEEANKNPVFQGVDADLKFNKPELRVNVDRLKASQLGVSIEDVSSTLQLALSNRRLGYFTKDGKQYQVIGQLARSDRDEPTDLKSVYVRSNRGEIISLDNLVTFTEETTPPTIYHFNRYKSATISAGLAPGKTIGDGIKEMEKIADKLLDDTFTTSLSGNSRDFAESSSNTSFAFLLALGLIFLILAAQFESFIDPLIIMITVPLALAGAILSLWAFDQTLNIFSQIGMIMLIGLVTKNGILIVEFANHKRMEGMGKSASAIDAAVMRLRPILMTSLAMSLGALPLALSLGAASTSRIPLGIVIVGGIMFSLVLTLYIIPAMYSYLSTSKKAKSELDEAVTVPVSA from the coding sequence ATGAACATATCTGAACTGAGTTTAAGGCGCCCGGTATTAGCCATTGTAATGAACATTATCATCATAGTGTTCGGTGTGATCGGCTACAAGTTCCTGGGCGTCCGCGATTACCCTGCCATCGATCCCCCGATCGTCAACGTAAGGACCTCCTATCCCGGTGCCAATGCCGATATCATTGAATCGCAGATCACCGAGGTGTTGGAGAAATCGATCAATGGTATTGCGGGTGTAAAGAATATCAGTTCCCTGAGCAGCCAGGGAAACAGCAGCATCACAGTTGAATTCGACCTGAATATCGACCTGGAAGCCGCTGCCAATGATGTACGTGATAAGGTATCGCAGGCTGTTCGTTCACTGCCTTCTGACCTGGACGCCCCTCCGGTGGTATCCAAGGCAGATGCCAGTTCGGACTTTATCCTGTCGATGACCGTTCAGAGCAATACCCGCAACCAGTTGGAGATGACGGAGTATGCTACCAATAACCTGCTTGAACGCTTGCAGACCATCCCCGGTGTAAGTAGCATCCAGATATGGGGGGAAAAGAAATATGCCATGCGCATATGGTTCGATCCCGCCAAGCTCTCTGCCTATGGCCTTACCCCTGCAGATGTGCAGGCAGCCCTTCGGGCCCAGAATGTGGAATTACCCTCCGGAAAGATCTCCGGTAATGCAACCGAACTCTCCGTCCGGACCTTCGGTTTGCTGAATACAGAGGAAGACTTCAATAATATCATTGTAAAAACAGTGAATGGAGCCGATATCAGGCTCAAGGATGTGGGCGAGGCGGTATTAGGACCCGAGAACGAAGAATCCATACTCAAGGAAAGTGGCATCCCGATGATCGCCCTGGCCATCATTCCGCAGCCCGGCTCCAACTATGTGGCCATCAGCGATGAGTTTTACAAGCGCTATGAGCAGATCAAGAAAGAAGTACCTGATGATATCTCCCTGGATATTGCACTCGACCAAACCAAGTTCATCAAGCGTTCTATTACCGAGGTAGAAGAAACATTGATCATTTCCTTCATCCTGGTGGTACTGATCATTTACCTCTTCTTCCGCGACTGGATCATTGCGATCCGCCCATTAATAGATATCCCGGTTTCCCTGATTGGCGCCTTCTTCATCATGTACCTGTTCGGCTTTACGATCAACGTACTGACCCTGCTGGCGATCGTTTTGGCCACGGGCCTGGTGGTGGATGACGGTATCGTTGTGACAGAGAATATCTTCAAGAAAATGGAGCAGGGCATGGGTAAGTGGCAGGCTGCCAAGGAAGGCTCCAAAGAGATCTACTTCGCGGTAATCGCCACCTCTATCACCCTTGCGGTGGTATTCCTACCCATTGTGTTCCTGCAAGGCTTCGTAGGCCGCCTTTTCCGTGAATTCGGAATTGTTGTGGCCGGTGCGGTACTGATCTCGGCCTTTGTATCCCTTACCCTCACCCCGGTACTGAACGTAAAGCTGACCAGGAAGGTGCACAAACACTCCTGGTTCTACAATAAGACCGAACCCTTCTTCCGTGCTTTGGAGAACGGCTACCGCAGTTCGTTAACTGCGTTTATGCGTGTACGTTGGATCGCCCTCGTATTGATCGCAGTGTGTTTTGCCGTGATCTTTTTCATAGGGCGGCAGCTGCAATCCGAATTGGCGCCACTGGAAGACAGGAGCCAGTTCAGGCTTTCGATCACCGCTCCGGAAGGAACATCCTTCGATTACATGGATGCTTATATCGACAGGCTCGGGAAGATGGTAATGGATTCCACTCCGGAGAAAAAAGTAATGATCACCGTTACAGCCCCTGGCTTCACCGGTTCGGGTTCTGTAAATACGGGATTCCTGCGTATGTTGTTGGTTGACCCCGAAGAGAGGCAACGCAGCCAGCAGGAGATCGTTGACATGGTGAACCGGAACCTGCCGAAGTTCAATGAAGGAAGGGCATTCGCCATCCAGGAGCAGACCATTTCGGTTAACCGAAGGGGTGGTTTACCGGTGCAATTCGTCATCCAGAACGTAAACTTTGATAAACTCCGTGAAGTATTGCCCAAGTTCCTGGAGGAGGCCAATAAGAATCCAGTTTTCCAGGGGGTTGATGCAGACCTGAAGTTCAACAAGCCAGAATTAAGGGTGAATGTTGACCGTCTTAAGGCCAGCCAATTGGGCGTGAGCATTGAAGATGTCTCCTCTACCCTCCAACTGGCATTGAGTAACAGAAGGCTGGGTTATTTTACCAAGGATGGAAAGCAGTACCAGGTAATTGGACAGTTGGCCAGGAGCGATCGCGACGAACCTACTGACCTCAAATCAGTATATGTTCGCAGCAACCGCGGCGAGATCATTTCACTGGACAACCTGGTGACTTTTACAGAAGAAACCACCCCGCCTACCATCTACCACTTTAACCGATATAAGTCAGCGACCATTTCCGCAGGACTTGCACCGGGCAAGACCATTGGCGATGGTATCAAGGAGATGGAAAAGATCGCGGACAAATTACTGGATGATACCTTTACCACTTCATTGTCCGGAAACTCCCGCGACTTCGCGGAAAGTTCCAGCAATACCAGCTTTGCCTTCCTGTTGGCATTAGGACTTATCTTCCTGATCCTGGCAGCCCAGTTCGAGAGCTTTATTGATCCGCTCATTATCATGATCACGGTGCCCCTGGCCCTTGCCGGCGCCATCCTGTCGCTCTGGGCCTTCGACCAAACCCTTAATATCTTCTCACAGATCGGTATGATCATGCTTATCGGCCTGGTAACGAAGAACGGTATCCTGATCGTGGAATTTGCCAACCATAAACGGATGGAAGGAATGGGTAAATCAGCATCCGCCATTGATGCCGCTGTGATGCGCCTGCGCCCTATCCTGATGACCAGCCTGGCCATGTCACTGGGCGCCCTGCCATTGGCGCTTTCACTGGGTGCTGCTTCCACCAGCCGTATACCGCTGGGTATCGTGATCGTGGGTGGTATCATGTTCTCATTGGTGCTCACCCTTTACATCATCCCGGCCATGTATTCTTATTTGTCAACAAGCAAGAAAGCCAAAAGCGAACTGGACGAAGCTGTAACAGTACCAGTATCCGCTTAA
- a CDS encoding glycoside hydrolase family 140 protein yields the protein MKLNRFFLYLAVAFTAINSHAQSGRLSRIRVGADAHSLVKENGQPFFWLGDTGWELFHRLTFEEIKEYIKNRQQKGFNVIQAVVLTEHDGLRKMNRYSVVPFKDLDPDKPNERYFELIDATVQYAAEKEMYMALLPTWGDKVTPNWGLGPVVFDKKKAYTYGKWLGTRYRHHTNILWVLGGDRPPMKDNEDWRPIWREMARGIQEGSGYNAFITYHTWGGEKSTSQMIHEEAWLNMNSIQSGHGGGHDVPVWDWVRRDYKMPSPKPTIDLEPNYEDHPVNPWPKWDPKNGYFDDYDVRKQTYRSVFAGACGVTYGHHAVWQFYDTRQVPINHVDRPYQEAMDRPGAFQMGYLRNLIESRPFVGRVYDPLMIVEGQGSGGRLITPFRGQDNSYAMIYMPVGTTIKVDMRFMKNSNVMAWWYDPKSGMMRSARSSYRNDTMTFTPPVTGVGQDWVLVLDDPDFHYPPPGRKKFMDYDAKE from the coding sequence ATGAAACTAAACCGCTTCTTTCTCTATCTGGCAGTTGCCTTTACTGCCATCAACAGTCACGCACAATCCGGTCGATTATCCAGGATCAGGGTGGGAGCTGATGCCCATAGCCTGGTAAAAGAAAATGGCCAGCCTTTCTTCTGGTTAGGGGATACCGGTTGGGAACTGTTCCACCGCCTCACTTTTGAGGAGATAAAGGAATACATCAAGAACAGGCAGCAGAAAGGTTTTAACGTGATCCAGGCAGTAGTGCTTACGGAGCATGATGGCCTGCGAAAGATGAACCGATATTCAGTTGTTCCTTTCAAGGACCTCGATCCGGATAAACCCAATGAAAGGTATTTTGAACTCATTGATGCTACTGTCCAATACGCAGCAGAGAAGGAAATGTATATGGCCTTATTACCTACCTGGGGGGATAAAGTGACCCCCAATTGGGGACTCGGCCCGGTGGTATTCGACAAGAAGAAGGCCTATACGTACGGAAAATGGTTGGGAACCCGCTATCGCCACCATACCAATATCCTTTGGGTGTTAGGTGGCGACAGGCCCCCGATGAAGGATAATGAAGATTGGCGACCAATCTGGAGGGAAATGGCCAGGGGTATCCAGGAAGGATCGGGATACAATGCGTTCATTACCTACCATACCTGGGGAGGCGAAAAAAGCACTTCCCAGATGATCCATGAAGAAGCCTGGCTGAACATGAATTCCATACAAAGCGGTCATGGTGGCGGTCACGATGTGCCGGTTTGGGATTGGGTTCGCCGCGACTATAAAATGCCTTCTCCCAAGCCAACCATAGACCTGGAGCCTAACTACGAAGACCACCCGGTAAATCCATGGCCAAAATGGGATCCCAAGAATGGTTATTTCGATGATTATGATGTGCGCAAGCAAACCTATCGATCTGTCTTTGCAGGGGCTTGCGGGGTAACCTATGGCCATCATGCGGTTTGGCAATTCTATGATACCCGCCAGGTGCCTATTAACCATGTTGACAGGCCCTACCAGGAGGCCATGGATCGTCCTGGCGCCTTCCAGATGGGTTACCTGAGGAACCTGATCGAAAGCAGGCCTTTTGTGGGCAGGGTGTATGACCCCCTGATGATAGTGGAAGGGCAGGGAAGTGGTGGCAGGTTGATCACCCCCTTCCGTGGACAGGACAATAGCTATGCCATGATCTATATGCCGGTGGGCACCACCATTAAAGTGGATATGCGGTTCATGAAAAATTCCAATGTAATGGCCTGGTGGTACGATCCTAAGTCAGGAATGATGCGCAGTGCAAGGTCTAGTTATCGCAATGATACCATGACCTTCACACCGCCTGTTACCGGGGTCGGACAGGATTGGGTGCTGGTACTGGATGATCCGGATTTCCATTACCCGCCTCCCGGCCGGAAAAAGTTCATGGATTATGATGCAAAGGAGTAA
- a CDS encoding sterol desaturase family protein, giving the protein METYGKILLIAMPAFLALVLLEKWYGWRKGFDTVRTMDMISSLSSGITNVTKDVLGLSIAIISYGWLVKHLAIMQVPSGPLTYFVAFLALDFAGYWTHRIAHEYNLFWNNHIIHHSSEEFNLACALRQSISQIVKIFAVFLVPAAILGVPEKVIAIVAPLHLFAQFWYHTRHINRMGFLEKIIVTPSHHRVHHAINPQYLDKNYSQIFIFWDKLFGTYQEELPDVPPVYGITRPVATWNPIKINFQHLWLLIRDAWRTRNIKDKFRIWLMPTGWRPADVAEKYPVFKINDVYHFEKYDPKASPALQAWSWIQIGLCLLFISYLFGNIATIGTPLMFYYGAYVFLMVYAYTELMDRSPYAWVWETLKNCFGLYLLMQQGDWFGASALIPFIKPMLVAYFIGSTLVVLWFVKENAREDKASLAQA; this is encoded by the coding sequence ATGGAAACCTACGGTAAGATTCTGTTGATTGCCATGCCAGCCTTCCTGGCACTGGTCCTGCTTGAAAAATGGTATGGGTGGAGAAAGGGATTCGACACTGTCCGCACCATGGACATGATCTCCAGCCTTAGCTCGGGCATCACCAATGTTACCAAGGATGTACTTGGCCTGAGTATTGCCATCATCAGTTATGGATGGCTGGTGAAGCATTTGGCCATTATGCAGGTGCCATCCGGCCCGCTAACCTATTTCGTTGCTTTCTTGGCACTTGATTTTGCAGGTTACTGGACACACCGCATCGCGCATGAATACAATTTGTTCTGGAACAACCATATCATCCACCATAGCAGTGAGGAGTTCAACCTGGCCTGTGCGCTCAGGCAAAGCATTTCCCAGATCGTCAAGATCTTTGCCGTTTTCCTGGTTCCGGCAGCTATATTGGGTGTGCCGGAAAAAGTGATCGCCATTGTGGCCCCCTTGCATTTGTTCGCACAATTCTGGTACCATACCCGGCACATCAACAGGATGGGTTTCCTGGAAAAGATCATCGTAACCCCATCGCACCATCGGGTACACCATGCCATTAACCCACAATATCTCGACAAGAACTATTCACAGATCTTTATATTCTGGGATAAACTCTTCGGCACCTACCAGGAAGAGCTTCCGGATGTTCCGCCCGTTTATGGAATTACCCGTCCAGTCGCCACCTGGAACCCGATCAAGATCAATTTCCAACATCTCTGGTTATTGATCAGGGATGCCTGGCGCACCAGGAATATTAAGGATAAGTTCCGCATCTGGTTGATGCCCACTGGTTGGCGGCCCGCAGATGTTGCCGAAAAATACCCTGTTTTCAAGATCAATGATGTTTACCATTTTGAAAAATACGATCCCAAGGCTTCCCCGGCCTTACAAGCCTGGAGCTGGATACAGATCGGCCTCTGCCTGCTTTTCATCAGCTATCTTTTCGGGAATATTGCCACTATCGGCACTCCCCTAATGTTCTATTACGGGGCTTATGTTTTCCTGATGGTATATGCTTATACTGAACTGATGGACCGTAGTCCATACGCCTGGGTCTGGGAGACCTTAAAGAATTGTTTTGGCCTTTACCTGTTGATGCAACAAGGTGACTGGTTCGGGGCTTCTGCACTCATTCCTTTCATTAAGCCAATGCTGGTAGCGTACTTTATTGGTTCTACCCTCGTAGTGCTGTGGTTTGTAAAGGAAAACGCCAGGGAAGACAAAGCATCCCTGGCGCAAGCATGA
- a CDS encoding TolC family protein yields MRTIRGIIIISLVSLAQVSKAQELLTLEQAIGTALQNNYNIRLSRNDSASFALDNSYAYAGFLPRLNATVTKVWNVNAQKQELANGTKRDTSGLKSNNIQASINLNWTLFDGLRMFATRDKLAELERLGGLGVKEQVINTVALVVANYYGIVRQKQQLKAIVEQKSISEERVKLADKKLSVGLGAKPELLQAKVDLNAFIAAQYQQNTLIAQLKEQLNQLMGVEKEATYEVMDTIPINQDLTLDEVRNKLELTNPTLLITRKNIDIAKLTLKERKGDRWPVLNFNSAYNFNRLVNNTVINNFTPLFNRNLGFNYGFSLNVPILNFFNAKRLQEQAELDIRFQQILLDNQRTQINTQVNNAFKDYELQKRNLVLEEENVKLAQENVMIALERFKQGVSTFIELREAQFSLAEATNRLIAARYNSKLAEIELMRLKGEIVR; encoded by the coding sequence ATGAGAACCATCAGAGGAATTATTATCATTAGCCTGGTCAGCCTGGCACAGGTGTCAAAAGCCCAGGAACTGCTGACCCTGGAACAAGCCATTGGAACAGCTTTACAGAATAACTATAATATCCGCCTGAGCAGGAACGACTCAGCTTCATTTGCTTTGGATAACAGCTATGCCTATGCGGGATTCCTTCCCAGGTTGAATGCCACTGTTACCAAGGTATGGAATGTGAACGCCCAGAAGCAGGAACTCGCCAATGGAACCAAGCGTGACACATCAGGATTGAAGTCCAACAATATCCAGGCATCCATCAACCTCAACTGGACCCTGTTCGATGGTTTGAGGATGTTTGCCACCAGGGATAAACTGGCAGAATTGGAACGTTTAGGTGGACTGGGGGTTAAGGAACAGGTGATCAACACTGTTGCCCTGGTAGTTGCCAACTATTATGGCATCGTGCGCCAAAAACAGCAACTCAAGGCCATCGTTGAACAGAAGAGCATCAGTGAGGAAAGGGTAAAACTTGCAGATAAAAAACTTTCAGTGGGATTAGGGGCCAAACCAGAGCTGTTGCAGGCGAAGGTTGACCTGAATGCCTTTATTGCTGCACAATACCAGCAAAATACCCTGATCGCGCAATTGAAAGAACAGCTTAACCAGTTGATGGGTGTTGAAAAGGAAGCCACCTATGAGGTGATGGATACTATTCCCATCAACCAGGACCTTACCCTTGATGAGGTAAGGAATAAGCTTGAACTGACCAACCCTACCCTGCTCATTACGCGCAAGAATATTGATATTGCCAAACTTACCCTCAAAGAGCGTAAAGGCGACAGGTGGCCGGTACTCAATTTCAACTCTGCCTATAACTTCAACAGACTGGTGAACAATACGGTGATCAACAACTTCACCCCCCTGTTCAACCGCAACCTAGGTTTCAACTACGGATTCAGCCTGAACGTACCGATCCTGAACTTCTTTAATGCCAAGCGCCTCCAGGAACAGGCAGAACTTGATATCAGGTTCCAGCAAATATTACTGGACAACCAACGCACCCAGATCAATACGCAGGTAAACAATGCATTCAAGGATTATGAATTGCAGAAACGCAACCTGGTGCTGGAAGAAGAGAATGTAAAACTGGCCCAGGAAAACGTAATGATCGCGCTGGAAAGGTTCAAGCAAGGTGTGTCTACCTTCATTGAATTGCGGGAAGCCCAATTCAGCCTTGCCGAAGCAACCAACAGGCTGATCGCCGCACGCTATAATTCCAAGCTGGCAGAAATTGAACTCATGCGCCTGAAGGGAGAAATTGTACGATAA
- a CDS encoding NAD(P)/FAD-dependent oxidoreductase, producing the protein MKAIVIGGGIVGLSAALYLRQSGWEVVVVDKDDMQNNCSYGNAGYVSPSHFVPLATPGIVKQGLKWMLNPESPFYVQPRLSWPLIDWGFKFMKAATPERVKAAAIPLRDFGLLSQQCYVDWKSQGIEMAYEHKGILEYFQTAEKEDHAHHFCEDAVKLGLEAEILTAGQVQAMEPHTRVNVKGALFFKCDAHMYPARMMHSLLSKLRSMGVELLSNEAVKGFERQGSRITRVVTAKGGHHADIVVLASGAWSRELAASLNISLPLVGGRGYSITMEDTAYRLNHPAILMEGRVAITPMDGNKIRFGGTMEITSTKEPPRINRVKGILDAVKRYLPEFDIPLPPIGQVWYGYRPCSADGLPYVGRSRKVDNLIMATGHAMIGLSLGAGTGKLVAELANEQATSIDLRPFDPERYN; encoded by the coding sequence ATGAAAGCGATCGTGATCGGCGGCGGGATTGTAGGCTTAAGTGCAGCCCTCTACCTCAGGCAAAGTGGCTGGGAGGTAGTGGTGGTGGATAAGGATGATATGCAGAACAACTGTAGTTATGGCAATGCCGGTTATGTTAGCCCTTCCCATTTTGTTCCCCTGGCCACACCCGGGATAGTGAAGCAGGGACTGAAATGGATGCTGAATCCAGAAAGCCCATTCTATGTTCAACCCCGTTTAAGCTGGCCTTTGATAGACTGGGGATTCAAGTTCATGAAAGCGGCTACCCCTGAGCGGGTTAAAGCTGCGGCTATCCCTCTCCGTGATTTCGGTTTACTGAGCCAGCAATGTTATGTTGACTGGAAATCACAGGGTATTGAAATGGCCTATGAACACAAAGGGATATTAGAGTATTTCCAGACTGCAGAGAAGGAAGACCATGCCCATCATTTTTGTGAGGATGCAGTGAAACTTGGACTGGAGGCCGAAATATTGACTGCAGGGCAAGTGCAGGCCATGGAACCCCATACCAGGGTCAATGTGAAAGGCGCTTTGTTCTTCAAGTGCGATGCCCATATGTATCCGGCACGGATGATGCACTCCTTGTTGTCAAAGCTAAGGTCCATGGGGGTAGAACTGTTGTCAAATGAAGCGGTAAAAGGTTTTGAACGGCAGGGGAGCAGGATCACCAGGGTGGTAACTGCAAAAGGTGGGCATCATGCAGATATCGTGGTGCTGGCCAGTGGCGCCTGGAGCAGGGAACTTGCCGCCTCATTGAATATTTCGTTACCATTGGTTGGTGGCAGGGGCTATTCGATCACGATGGAAGATACGGCCTACCGACTTAATCATCCAGCTATCCTGATGGAAGGAAGGGTAGCCATAACGCCAATGGACGGAAACAAGATAAGGTTTGGCGGGACCATGGAGATCACTTCCACCAAGGAACCCCCAAGGATCAACCGGGTAAAAGGGATATTGGATGCCGTAAAAAGGTACCTGCCGGAGTTCGATATACCCCTTCCTCCCATCGGCCAGGTTTGGTATGGGTACAGGCCCTGTTCTGCAGATGGGCTTCCCTATGTTGGCAGGAGCAGGAAGGTGGACAACCTTATTATGGCCACTGGTCACGCGATGATTGGCCTTAGCCTTGGTGCCGGTACCGGAAAACTGGTGGCGGAATTGGCCAATGAACAAGCCACATCCATTGACCTTCGGCCATTTGATCCCGAGAGATACAACTAA